The segment ACAGTGCCTTGCGGCCCCACCCCAGACGGATGGATGTTTTACGTGATCGTCCGGTTGTGTTGGTTGATGACGTCATGACCACCGGGGCGACCTTTGCCGCCGCCGCAGCGGCGTGTATTGCAGCAGGCGCAACCGAGGTTTGCATCACAATGCTGGCGCGCGTTGCAAAGGATATCTAAATCCCTGACAAAGGGTCAAAGGATACCAACATGCAAACTGTCGAAATTTATACATCGCCGCTCTGCGGTTTCTGCCATGCCGCCAAGCGGCTTCTGACCCAGAAAGGCGTCGCTTTTTCCGAGGTTGATGTGCTCAAACAGCCCGATCGCAAGGCCGAGATGATTCAGCGCGCCAATGGCGGGCGGACGGTGCCGCAGATTTTTGTCGGTGACACCCATGTCGGCGGTTGCGACGACCTGTTCGGGCTGGACCGGGCGGGCAAGCTGGACGCGTTGCTGGCAGGATGAGCCGCGCCGCGCTTTTGCAACTGACATCGTCAGACGATCCGGCGCAGAAT is part of the Puniceibacterium sp. IMCC21224 genome and harbors:
- the grxC gene encoding glutaredoxin 3, which encodes MQTVEIYTSPLCGFCHAAKRLLTQKGVAFSEVDVLKQPDRKAEMIQRANGGRTVPQIFVGDTHVGGCDDLFGLDRAGKLDALLAG